A window from Odocoileus virginianus isolate 20LAN1187 ecotype Illinois chromosome 24, Ovbor_1.2, whole genome shotgun sequence encodes these proteins:
- the BTG1 gene encoding protein BTG1 has translation MHPFYSRAATMIGEIAAAVSFISKFLRTKGLTSERQLQTFSQSLQELLAEHYKHHWFPEKPCKGSGYRCIRINHKMDPLIGQAAQRIGLSSQELFRLLPSELTLWVDPYEVSYRIGEDGSICVLYEASPAGGSTQNSTNVQMVDSRISCKEELLLGRTSPSKNYNMMTVSG, from the exons aTGCATCCCTTCTACAGTCGGGCCGCCACCATGATAGGCGAGATCGCCGCCGCCGTATCCTTCATCTCTAAGTTCCTCCGCACCAAGGGGCTCACGAGCGAGCGACAACTGCAGACCTTCAGCCAGAGCCTGCAGGAGCTGTTGGCAG AACATTATAAACATCACTGGTTCCCAGAGAAGCCCTGCAAGGGATCAGGTTACCGTTGTATTCGCATCAACCATAAAATGGATCCTCTGATTGGACAGGCAGCGCAGCGGATTGGACTGAGCAGTCAGGAGCTGTTCAGGCTTCTCCCAAGTGAACTCACGCTCTGGGTTGACCCGTACGAAGTGTCCTACAGAATTGGCGAGGATGGCTCCATCTGTGTGCTGTACGAAGCCTCACCAGCAGGAGGTAGCACCCAAAACAGCACCAACGTGCAAATGGTAGACAGCAGAATCAGCTGTAAGGAGGAACTTCTCTTGGGCAGAACAAGCCCTTCCAAAAACTACAATATGATGACTGTATCAGGTTAA